Proteins encoded by one window of Thermus caldifontis:
- the lnt gene encoding apolipoprotein N-acyltransferase, translated as MRPFFLGLLLALTLPPFPFGPFAPLILAFLLRGGFRTGFLMGLGFWGLHLIWLPQSFAQLFGPFGVVPFFPLVLLKALSFGLLFALTPTPLARVGGWVALEWLTEQGELAFPWGFLGYSLVEAPGRVLAAWGGVYLLSLLVLLLAWGMRERRYWLLLPWGALWLLPLPPVTGGERALLVQGNINPLAKVQGELYEEVYLRLTQKGLGEHPEARLVVWPETAVWQIPEGTDALLQGRYLLTGLNLYGPNRAVLYWEGEVLGHYDKVRLVPFGERFPFRGVLGEVYSLFFRTFGLGELGDRTPGDRLAPIGPYGAMICYESVFPSVARTLVSEGARVLVLLTNDAWYGPSFGGRQHFALGRLRAVETGRWLLRAGNDGITASIDPYGRVVARIPSHREGYLLAPYGLNGGRTFYVRYGDWAVGVALTLFLLGLILRVRAPGWRNR; from the coding sequence GTGCGGCCCTTCTTCTTAGGCCTTCTCTTGGCCCTCACCCTGCCTCCCTTCCCTTTTGGCCCTTTCGCCCCCCTCATCCTGGCCTTTCTCCTCCGGGGTGGCTTCCGTACGGGCTTCCTCATGGGCCTCGGGTTTTGGGGCCTCCACCTCATCTGGCTTCCCCAAAGCTTTGCCCAGCTCTTCGGCCCCTTCGGGGTGGTCCCCTTTTTCCCCCTGGTGCTCCTTAAGGCCCTTTCCTTTGGCCTCCTCTTCGCCCTCACCCCCACGCCCCTGGCCCGGGTGGGGGGGTGGGTAGCGCTGGAGTGGCTCACGGAGCAAGGCGAGCTGGCCTTCCCCTGGGGGTTTTTGGGCTACAGCCTGGTGGAAGCCCCGGGGCGGGTCCTGGCCGCCTGGGGTGGGGTGTACCTCCTTTCCCTCCTGGTTCTGCTTTTGGCCTGGGGTATGAGGGAGAGGCGCTACTGGCTCCTTCTGCCCTGGGGGGCCCTCTGGCTTCTTCCCTTACCCCCGGTTACCGGTGGGGAAAGGGCCCTTTTGGTTCAGGGGAACATCAACCCCCTGGCCAAGGTCCAGGGGGAGCTATATGAGGAGGTTTACCTCCGCCTCACGCAAAAGGGCTTGGGGGAACACCCGGAGGCCCGGCTAGTGGTCTGGCCGGAGACCGCCGTTTGGCAAATCCCTGAGGGCACGGATGCCCTTCTGCAGGGCCGCTACCTCCTCACGGGGCTCAACCTCTACGGCCCCAACCGGGCGGTTCTTTACTGGGAAGGAGAGGTGCTGGGCCACTACGACAAGGTGCGCCTGGTGCCCTTTGGGGAGCGCTTTCCCTTCCGAGGGGTTTTGGGGGAGGTGTATAGCCTCTTCTTCCGCACCTTTGGCCTGGGGGAGCTTGGGGACCGGACGCCCGGCGATCGGCTCGCCCCCATCGGCCCCTACGGGGCCATGATCTGCTATGAGTCGGTGTTTCCCTCCGTGGCCCGCACCCTGGTTTCCGAAGGGGCCAGGGTATTGGTTCTCCTTACCAATGACGCCTGGTATGGGCCTTCCTTTGGAGGGCGGCAGCACTTCGCCTTAGGGCGGCTTAGGGCGGTGGAGACAGGGCGCTGGCTTCTTAGGGCGGGAAACGACGGCATCACCGCCAGCATCGACCCTTATGGCCGGGTGGTGGCCCGGATTCCCTCCCATCGGGAAGGCTACCTTTTGGCCCCCTATGGCCTTAATGGGGGAAGGACCTTCTACGTGCGCTACGGGGACTGGGCGGTGGGGGTGGCGTTGACGCTTTTCCTCCTGGGCCTTATCCTTAGGGTGCGCGCGCCGGGGTGGCGGAACCGGTAG
- a CDS encoding homoserine dehydrogenase, translating into MEEVKIALLGGGTVGSAFYALVQERLEDFQALGFSPKFLGVLVRDRAKPRPIPEELLRTEPPDLLEADVVVEALGGVKTPFALVLPALEAGIPLITANKALLAEAWDALRPYAEEGLIYHEASVMAGTPALSFLETLRGSRLVELHGILNGTTLYILQEMEKGRTYQEALLEAQRLGYAEADPTLDVEGIDAAHKLTLLARLLVDPGFPLSEVQTQGITHLTPEALQRAQGQGERVRLVASLYGEGGRWRAAVAPRRLPQDHPLARAQGNILWVRARPLGEVFVTGPGAGGGATASGLLADLFRLLSGNLGHLPAPVPKPPTEEGTPFPGVE; encoded by the coding sequence ATGGAAGAGGTGAAGATCGCCCTCCTGGGCGGGGGGACCGTGGGAAGCGCCTTCTACGCCTTGGTCCAGGAACGCCTGGAGGACTTCCAGGCCCTGGGCTTTTCCCCCAAGTTCCTGGGGGTCTTGGTGCGGGATAGGGCCAAGCCCCGGCCCATTCCCGAGGAGCTCCTCCGCACCGAGCCCCCGGACCTCCTAGAGGCGGACGTGGTGGTGGAGGCCCTGGGCGGGGTAAAGACGCCTTTTGCGCTGGTCCTGCCCGCCCTCGAGGCCGGCATTCCCCTCATCACCGCCAACAAGGCCCTTTTGGCGGAGGCGTGGGACGCCTTACGCCCCTATGCCGAGGAAGGGCTCATCTACCACGAGGCCAGCGTGATGGCCGGCACCCCGGCCCTTTCCTTCCTGGAAACCCTCAGGGGAAGCCGGCTTGTGGAGCTCCACGGGATCCTGAACGGCACCACCCTCTACATCCTCCAGGAGATGGAAAAGGGGCGGACTTACCAGGAGGCCCTCCTCGAGGCCCAGCGCCTGGGCTACGCCGAGGCGGACCCCACCCTGGACGTGGAGGGCATCGACGCCGCCCACAAGCTCACCCTCCTGGCTAGGCTCCTGGTGGACCCTGGCTTCCCCCTTTCGGAGGTGCAAACCCAAGGCATCACCCACCTCACCCCGGAAGCCCTCCAGAGGGCCCAAGGCCAAGGGGAAAGGGTACGCCTGGTGGCCAGCCTCTATGGGGAAGGGGGGCGCTGGCGGGCGGCGGTGGCCCCTAGGCGCCTGCCCCAGGACCACCCCTTGGCCCGGGCCCAAGGCAACATCCTTTGGGTGCGGGCTAGGCCCCTGGGCGAGGTTTTTGTTACGGGGCCGGGGGCCGGGGGCGGGGCCACGGCCAGCGGCTTGCTGGCGGACCTCTTCCGCCTCCTATCGGGAAACCTGGGCCACCTCCCCGCACCGGTCCCGAAGCCCCCCACGGAGGAGGGAACCCCCTTCCCCGGGGTAGAATAA
- the thrC gene encoding threonine synthase, whose protein sequence is MRLPLIERYRAHLPVSLNTPVISLLEGSTPLIPLKGPEEARRQGVHLYAKFEGLNPTGSFKDRGMTLAVSKAVEEGAKAVAAASTGNTAASAAAYAARAGIKAIVVLPAGYVALGKVAQSLVHGARIIQIEGNFDQALALTKALTEAYPVALVNSLNPYRLEGQKTLAFEVVDELGDAPHYHALPVGNAGNITAHWMGYREYHALGRASRLPRMLGFQAAGAAPLVLGHPIEKPETLATAIRIGNPASWQGAIRAKEESGGTIEAVTDEEILLAYRYLAEAEGIFCEPASAAAMAGVWKLLKEGRLEPGSTVVLTLTGHGLKDPATAEKVAGLLPPVPATLEAVAKAAGLL, encoded by the coding sequence ATGCGGCTTCCCCTTATAGAGCGGTACCGGGCCCATCTCCCCGTGTCCCTGAACACGCCCGTGATCTCCCTCCTGGAGGGTTCCACGCCCCTGATTCCCTTGAAAGGGCCGGAAGAAGCCCGAAGACAGGGCGTCCACCTCTACGCCAAGTTTGAGGGCCTGAACCCCACGGGAAGCTTCAAGGACCGGGGCATGACCCTGGCGGTGTCCAAGGCGGTGGAGGAAGGGGCCAAGGCGGTGGCGGCCGCCAGCACGGGAAACACCGCGGCCAGCGCCGCCGCCTACGCCGCCCGCGCGGGGATCAAGGCCATCGTGGTCCTGCCCGCGGGGTACGTGGCCTTAGGGAAGGTGGCCCAAAGCCTGGTGCACGGAGCCCGGATCATCCAGATCGAGGGCAACTTTGACCAGGCCCTGGCCCTCACCAAGGCCCTCACCGAGGCCTACCCCGTGGCCCTGGTGAACTCCTTGAACCCCTACCGCCTGGAAGGCCAGAAGACCCTGGCCTTTGAGGTGGTGGACGAGCTGGGGGATGCCCCCCACTACCACGCCCTCCCCGTGGGCAACGCCGGCAACATCACCGCCCACTGGATGGGGTATAGGGAGTACCACGCCCTGGGCAGGGCGAGCCGCCTCCCCCGGATGCTGGGCTTCCAGGCGGCGGGGGCTGCTCCCTTGGTCCTGGGCCACCCCATAGAGAAGCCGGAGACCCTGGCCACCGCCATCCGCATCGGCAACCCCGCCAGCTGGCAAGGGGCCATCCGGGCCAAGGAGGAGTCCGGGGGGACGATAGAGGCGGTCACCGACGAGGAGATCCTCCTCGCCTACCGCTATCTGGCGGAGGCGGAAGGGATCTTCTGCGAACCCGCCTCGGCGGCGGCCATGGCCGGGGTGTGGAAACTCCTTAAGGAAGGGCGGCTGGAACCGGGAAGCACCGTGGTCCTCACCCTCACGGGCCACGGCCTCAAGGACCCGGCCACGGCGGAGAAGGTGGCGGGGCTTCTTCCGCCGGTGCCCGCCACCCTCGAGGCCGTGGCCAAAGCCGCCGGACTCCTGTGA
- a CDS encoding acetoin utilization protein AcuC: MVIYRDEYRLYDFGPSHPFSPVRLEMLTSLLGALGVWRQPLEPPEASWEEVLTVHSERLVKRVEAASRGERVPDLEYYGLGTGDTPVFPGMDRAARILVGGTLEGARRILAGEKRVLQLGGGLHHAQYDRASGFCVYNDLSVAIRHLTQAGLRVAYLDIDVHHGDGVQWIHYEEREVLTLSLHETGRYLFPGTGHVHEIGRGEGVGRKLNLPLEPFTEDESYLEVFEALVPWALGAFRPDVLVVQSGADAHYQDPLADLLLTTRAYERIVRLILEYAQAYTGGRVLFTLGGGYSLDATVRVWALLYLVFHGLPLPERLPEGWLRVWEARLGRPLTPTLHDPQAPHAPYPEIPRKEEIARRNRLTLERLMELVRPHLVH, translated from the coding sequence ATGGTGATCTACCGGGACGAGTACCGCCTGTACGACTTCGGCCCTAGCCACCCCTTTAGCCCGGTGCGCCTGGAGATGCTCACCTCGCTTCTTGGGGCCTTAGGGGTGTGGCGGCAACCCTTGGAACCTCCTGAGGCCAGCTGGGAGGAGGTGCTTACCGTGCACTCCGAGCGCTTGGTGAAGCGGGTGGAGGCGGCAAGCCGGGGGGAGAGGGTGCCGGATTTGGAGTACTACGGCCTGGGCACCGGGGACACCCCGGTCTTTCCCGGCATGGACCGGGCGGCCAGGATTCTGGTAGGGGGCACCTTGGAGGGGGCCCGGCGGATCTTGGCCGGGGAGAAACGGGTCCTGCAGCTGGGCGGAGGCCTCCACCACGCCCAGTACGACCGAGCCAGCGGGTTTTGCGTGTACAACGATCTCTCCGTGGCCATCCGCCACCTGACCCAAGCGGGCTTGCGGGTGGCCTATCTGGACATAGATGTGCACCACGGGGATGGGGTGCAGTGGATTCACTACGAGGAAAGGGAGGTTCTAACCCTAAGCCTCCACGAAACCGGCCGCTACCTCTTTCCCGGGACCGGGCACGTGCACGAGATCGGCCGGGGGGAGGGGGTAGGGAGGAAGCTAAACCTTCCCCTGGAGCCCTTTACCGAGGATGAGAGCTACCTGGAGGTTTTTGAGGCCCTGGTGCCCTGGGCCCTAGGGGCTTTCCGCCCCGATGTGTTGGTGGTGCAGTCGGGGGCGGACGCCCACTACCAGGACCCTTTGGCGGACCTCCTCCTCACCACCCGGGCCTATGAGAGGATCGTTCGCCTAATCCTGGAATACGCCCAGGCCTACACGGGGGGAAGGGTGCTTTTCACCCTGGGGGGTGGGTACAGCCTGGATGCCACGGTGCGGGTTTGGGCGCTCCTTTACCTGGTGTTTCACGGCCTTCCCCTTCCCGAACGTCTGCCCGAAGGGTGGCTTAGGGTGTGGGAGGCCCGGTTGGGGAGGCCCCTGACCCCTACCCTTCACGACCCCCAGGCCCCCCACGCCCCATACCCGGAAATCCCCCGCAAGGAGGAGATCGCCCGCCGAAACCGCCTCACCCTGGAGAGGCTCATGGAGCTTGTGCGTCCCCACCTGGTACACTAG
- the queG gene encoding tRNA epoxyqueuosine(34) reductase QueG translates to MEPRALLEEALRERGLFYAWAPLALPEEAEGRFRRFLAEGRHGGMAYLAKGVEARFHPKRRFPWAQSALLLFAPYAYPDPGVPPGGLRVGRVARYAWVRDYHRLLGEELRALEALAQSLGVQARGYVDHGPIPERTLAALTGVGWIGKSGMFLSPALGVHTLMGVLLTSLVVEVAPLHPNRCGRCTRCLVSCPTGALLGDGTLDARVCVSYLTVEYKGFIPPAVWPGIGEWLLGCDLCQEVCPWDRFGKVWRGFRPEPELAHPNLEEFFCLSGRGFQRKFGDTAFARPGRARMARNALIVLSNLGLGEGLMEVAAKDPHPLVRRTALHALHRVGKPIEGFLQDPNGEVQAEALFLLGEAPRAVDLFQNRGESPGPEVKDEGA, encoded by the coding sequence GTGGAGCCCCGTGCGCTTCTAGAGGAAGCCCTTCGGGAGCGGGGGCTTTTCTATGCCTGGGCCCCCTTGGCCCTGCCGGAAGAGGCCGAGGGCCGCTTCCGCCGCTTTTTAGCCGAGGGGCGGCACGGGGGGATGGCCTATTTGGCAAAGGGGGTGGAGGCTCGCTTTCACCCCAAGCGCCGCTTTCCCTGGGCGCAAAGCGCCCTCCTCCTCTTCGCCCCCTACGCCTACCCTGACCCCGGGGTACCCCCAGGCGGGCTCAGGGTGGGCCGGGTGGCCCGGTACGCCTGGGTGCGGGACTACCACCGGCTTCTGGGGGAGGAGCTAAGGGCCCTGGAGGCCCTGGCCCAAAGCCTTGGGGTGCAGGCCAGGGGTTACGTGGACCATGGGCCTATCCCCGAGCGCACCCTGGCGGCCCTTACCGGGGTGGGCTGGATTGGGAAAAGCGGCATGTTCCTCTCGCCGGCCTTGGGCGTGCATACCCTTATGGGCGTCCTCCTCACCTCGTTGGTGGTGGAGGTCGCGCCTTTGCACCCCAACCGTTGTGGGCGCTGTACCCGTTGCCTGGTTTCCTGTCCCACGGGGGCCCTTCTGGGGGACGGCACCTTGGACGCCCGGGTGTGCGTGAGCTACCTCACCGTGGAGTACAAGGGGTTTATTCCGCCGGCGGTTTGGCCGGGGATAGGGGAGTGGCTTTTGGGGTGCGATCTATGCCAGGAGGTCTGCCCCTGGGACCGGTTCGGCAAGGTGTGGCGAGGGTTTCGGCCCGAGCCCGAGCTGGCCCATCCCAACCTGGAGGAGTTCTTCTGCCTTTCGGGAAGAGGCTTTCAGCGGAAGTTCGGGGATACCGCCTTCGCCCGCCCGGGAAGGGCCCGCATGGCCCGGAATGCCCTTATCGTGTTGAGCAATCTAGGCCTTGGGGAAGGACTCATGGAGGTGGCGGCCAAAGACCCCCATCCCCTGGTGCGGCGCACGGCCCTTCACGCCCTCCACCGGGTGGGGAAGCCCATTGAAGGCTTCCTGCAGGACCCCAATGGGGAGGTTCAGGCGGAAGCCCTATTCCTCCTTGGGGAAGCGCCCCGTGCGGTAGACCTTTTCCAAAACCGGGGGGAGTCCCCAGGCCCTGAGGTCAAAGATGAGGGGGCCTAG
- the ttuB gene encoding sulfur carrier protein TtuB yields the protein MKVVLRLPERKEVEVKGDRPLKEVLLDLGLNPETVVVIRGEELLTLDERVGEGETLEVLSAISGGHGV from the coding sequence ATGAAGGTGGTGTTGCGCCTGCCCGAGCGAAAGGAGGTGGAGGTGAAGGGGGACAGGCCCCTGAAGGAGGTCCTCCTGGACCTGGGCTTGAATCCGGAAACGGTGGTGGTGATCCGGGGGGAGGAGCTCCTCACCCTGGACGAGAGGGTGGGGGAAGGGGAGACCCTCGAGGTCCTCTCCGCCATCTCCGGGGGCCATGGTGTGTAA
- the ttuA gene encoding tRNA-5-methyluridine(54) 2-sulfurtransferase, giving the protein MVCKACGQKAQVELRSRGFALCKEHYLEWFVKETERAIRRHRMLQPGEQVLVAVSGGKDSLALWDVLWRLGYQAVGLHLQLGIGGYSERSLEVTQGFAQDRGLELWVVDLRQAYGFGVPELAQLSGRVACSACGLSKRYIINQVAVEGGFRVVATGHNLDDEAAVLFGNLLNPQEDALVRQGPVLPEKPGLAARVKPFYRFSEREVLSYTLLRGIRYLHEECPNAQGAKSLLYKEALNLVEREMPGAKLRFLEGFLDRIQPRLQAGEEVALSACERCGYPTTGAVCSFCRMWDAVYRRAKKRRLLPEEAEFQPRAPVVPGG; this is encoded by the coding sequence ATGGTGTGTAAGGCCTGCGGCCAAAAAGCCCAGGTGGAGCTGAGGAGCCGGGGCTTTGCCCTGTGCAAGGAGCACTACCTGGAGTGGTTCGTCAAGGAAACCGAGCGGGCCATCCGCCGCCACCGCATGCTCCAACCGGGCGAGCAGGTTTTGGTGGCGGTTTCCGGGGGCAAGGATTCCCTGGCCCTTTGGGATGTGCTTTGGCGGCTGGGGTACCAGGCGGTGGGGCTTCATCTGCAGCTGGGGATTGGGGGCTACTCGGAAAGGAGCCTTGAGGTCACGCAAGGCTTTGCCCAGGACCGGGGCCTGGAGCTATGGGTGGTGGACCTTCGCCAGGCCTACGGCTTTGGGGTTCCGGAGCTGGCCCAGCTTTCGGGGCGCGTGGCCTGTTCCGCCTGCGGGCTTTCCAAGCGGTACATCATCAACCAGGTGGCGGTGGAGGGGGGCTTTAGGGTGGTGGCTACCGGCCATAACCTGGACGACGAGGCGGCGGTCCTCTTCGGTAACCTCCTGAACCCCCAGGAGGACGCCTTGGTCCGCCAGGGGCCGGTGTTACCCGAGAAGCCGGGCCTGGCGGCCCGGGTCAAGCCCTTTTACCGCTTTAGCGAGCGGGAGGTGCTCTCCTATACCCTCCTGAGGGGGATCCGTTACCTGCACGAGGAGTGCCCCAACGCCCAGGGGGCCAAGAGCCTCCTTTACAAGGAGGCCCTGAACCTGGTGGAGCGGGAGATGCCCGGGGCCAAGCTGCGTTTCTTGGAGGGCTTTCTGGATAGGATCCAGCCCAGACTCCAGGCTGGTGAAGAAGTGGCCCTAAGTGCGTGCGAGCGTTGCGGCTACCCTACCACGGGGGCGGTGTGTTCCTTCTGCCGCATGTGGGATGCGGTGTACCGCCGGGCCAAGAAACGGCGCCTTCTTCCCGAGGAGGCCGAGTTCCAACCCCGGGCGCCGGTGGTGCCCGGGGGGTAA
- a CDS encoding Uma2 family endonuclease, with translation MPFLDLLRPVSDEELRQLSAQNPGWQLERWEDGRLIVSPVGGESGHLEALLLGQLYRWNQEKGLGYLFSSSTGFRFPSGAVLSPDAAFVLRHRWLSLSPEEREGFPSLVPDAAFEIRSRSQSLEELRQKAQAYLAQGVGLVVLLDPYAHQVEVLRPGRAERYQDPESVSLDPELPGFALKAQELFL, from the coding sequence GTGCCCTTCCTGGACCTCCTCCGCCCCGTGAGCGATGAGGAACTGCGCCAGCTTTCGGCGCAAAACCCCGGCTGGCAGTTGGAGCGATGGGAAGACGGGAGGCTTATTGTGTCGCCTGTAGGGGGGGAAAGTGGCCACCTGGAAGCCCTCCTTCTGGGCCAGCTTTACCGCTGGAACCAGGAAAAGGGCCTGGGGTACCTCTTCAGCTCGAGCACCGGATTTCGGTTTCCCAGCGGAGCCGTGCTCTCCCCCGACGCCGCCTTCGTGCTCCGCCACCGCTGGCTGTCCCTCTCCCCGGAAGAGCGGGAAGGCTTTCCCTCCTTGGTCCCCGACGCCGCCTTTGAGATCCGCTCCCGAAGCCAAAGCCTCGAGGAGCTCCGGCAAAAGGCCCAGGCTTACCTGGCCCAGGGGGTAGGCCTGGTGGTGCTTCTGGACCCCTACGCCCACCAGGTGGAGGTCCTCCGTCCCGGTAGGGCCGAGAGGTACCAGGACCCGGAATCGGTCTCCTTGGACCCGGAGCTGCCTGGCTTTGCCCTAAAGGCCCAGGAACTTTTCCTATAG
- a CDS encoding ATP cone domain-containing protein yields the protein MAEVFVRLRRGRWPLSKGLLVEALLPLGVPLEAAQAVAHTVEERLKAEGHSAVAPRVLRKVFLEEVARALGEEVAGRLSGQTLPFEEILVLEGKRRRPFSKGLLARSLEEAGFSLKEAHELAKEVEGHLRREGVKQISARRLEEVVAQVVGRALGKGARRRYLQRQAFAGELFVEEESGEPRMPFSKGILAQSLMGIGFSPERAYRLAREMEKALRQEGRRVIRRNELRERVYGALLKEAGEEVARRYLLLRSLRRSARPVHILIGGVTGVGKSVLASALAYRLGITHIVPSDAVREVFRASLSQDLLPTLHLSTFEAWKALLPDLSGEESHEERVMRGFLDQVARVAVGLRAIQERSALEGTSIVLEGVHVVPRYLDHPHREKVLTVPMLVVLQDEKLHQDRFLLRDRETAHARPQEKYLTHFSEIRLIQDHLLRWAQEEGVPVIPGEDLDEAVEKALEVLVAYLEAHGSREVARA from the coding sequence TTGGCTGAGGTTTTCGTTCGCCTACGTAGAGGAAGATGGCCCCTTTCCAAAGGCCTCTTGGTGGAGGCCCTTCTGCCCTTGGGGGTGCCCCTCGAGGCCGCCCAAGCCGTGGCCCATACCGTGGAGGAGCGCTTGAAGGCGGAAGGGCATTCGGCCGTGGCCCCCAGGGTTCTGCGCAAGGTCTTCCTGGAGGAGGTGGCCCGCGCCCTGGGGGAGGAAGTGGCGGGGAGGCTTTCGGGGCAGACCCTTCCCTTTGAGGAAATCCTGGTTCTAGAGGGGAAGAGGCGCCGTCCCTTCTCCAAGGGGCTCTTGGCCAGGAGCCTCGAGGAGGCGGGTTTTTCCCTGAAGGAGGCCCACGAGCTGGCCAAGGAGGTGGAGGGGCATCTTAGGCGGGAGGGGGTCAAGCAGATTTCCGCCCGCCGCCTGGAGGAGGTGGTGGCCCAGGTGGTGGGCCGGGCCCTGGGGAAGGGGGCTCGCAGGCGCTACCTCCAGCGCCAGGCCTTTGCCGGAGAGCTTTTCGTGGAGGAGGAAAGCGGTGAGCCCCGCATGCCCTTCTCCAAGGGCATCCTGGCGCAATCCCTAATGGGCATCGGGTTTTCCCCCGAACGGGCGTACCGGTTGGCCCGGGAGATGGAAAAGGCCCTGCGCCAGGAGGGGCGCAGGGTGATCCGGCGGAATGAGCTTCGGGAAAGGGTGTACGGGGCCCTTCTCAAGGAGGCGGGGGAGGAGGTGGCCAGGCGGTACCTGCTCCTTCGGAGCCTGAGGCGGAGCGCCCGCCCGGTGCACATCCTCATCGGTGGGGTGACCGGGGTGGGGAAGAGCGTCTTGGCCTCGGCCTTGGCCTACCGCCTGGGCATCACCCACATCGTCCCCTCCGATGCCGTGCGGGAGGTGTTTCGGGCCTCCCTTTCCCAGGACCTCCTTCCCACCCTGCACCTTTCCACCTTTGAGGCCTGGAAGGCCCTTTTGCCCGACCTGAGCGGGGAGGAAAGCCACGAGGAGCGGGTGATGCGGGGCTTTCTGGACCAGGTGGCCCGGGTGGCGGTGGGCCTTAGGGCCATCCAGGAACGAAGCGCCCTCGAGGGGACCTCCATCGTGCTGGAAGGGGTCCATGTGGTCCCCCGCTACCTGGACCACCCCCACCGGGAGAAAGTGCTCACGGTTCCCATGCTGGTGGTGCTTCAGGACGAGAAGCTCCACCAGGATCGGTTTCTCCTTAGGGACCGGGAAACGGCCCATGCCCGGCCGCAGGAGAAGTACCTCACCCATTTCTCCGAGATCCGGCTTATCCAGGATCACCTCCTCCGCTGGGCCCAGGAGGAGGGGGTTCCCGTGATCCCGGGAGAGGACCTGGATGAGGCGGTGGAGAAGGCCTTGGAGGTCCTGGTGGCCTATTTGGAGGCCCATGGCTCCCGGGAGGTGGCCCGTGCTTGA
- a CDS encoding metallophosphoesterase family protein, with amino-acid sequence MRLGVLSDIHANLPALEAALEALRGEGVDEVLVLGDLVGYGPHPKQVIGRLTKEGLPAIAGAWDLRVAYPLPGTLPEGVGQATLVWTRSQLSEKELDYLRSLRLSHRKTYGEKRLVAFHGTPGNPEKHLDLLGPAKELLPYLERYGAATLLLGGRHLPLSRRVGMGLVADPGSVGLSLSGEPGADAMVLDTETLEVRFLKVPYDLGPLIFDLRAWGLPPVLEKVYRTGRFPKEE; translated from the coding sequence ATGCGCCTTGGGGTCCTTTCCGACATCCACGCCAATCTGCCGGCCCTGGAGGCGGCCCTCGAGGCCCTGAGAGGGGAAGGCGTGGACGAGGTCCTGGTCCTGGGGGACCTGGTGGGCTACGGTCCCCACCCCAAACAGGTCATCGGCCGCCTCACCAAGGAAGGGCTTCCCGCCATCGCCGGGGCCTGGGACCTGAGGGTAGCCTACCCCTTGCCGGGCACCCTACCTGAAGGGGTGGGCCAGGCCACCCTGGTGTGGACCCGGTCCCAGCTTTCGGAAAAAGAACTGGACTACCTCCGCTCCCTGCGTCTTTCCCACCGCAAAACCTACGGGGAAAAGCGGCTTGTGGCCTTCCACGGCACCCCTGGCAACCCCGAGAAACACCTGGACCTCCTGGGCCCCGCCAAGGAGCTCCTGCCCTATCTGGAGCGTTACGGTGCCGCCACCCTCCTCCTAGGAGGCCGGCACCTTCCCCTATCCCGCCGGGTGGGCATGGGCCTGGTGGCGGATCCCGGAAGCGTGGGCCTCTCCCTAAGTGGGGAACCCGGGGCCGACGCCATGGTCCTGGACACGGAGACCCTCGAGGTCCGCTTCCTCAAGGTGCCCTACGACCTAGGCCCCCTCATCTTTGACCTCAGGGCCTGGGGACTCCCCCCGGTTTTGGAAAAGGTCTACCGCACGGGGCGCTTCCCCAAGGAGGAATAG
- a CDS encoding CBS and ACT domain-containing protein gives MLVKDVMRFPVITVEPRVTLEEAYRLLLEKGIRHLPVVEEGRLVGIITDRDIRLATSHLNPRGPCPGCTQVAEVMTAKVVTAHPLDPVEEAARVMRQRKIGSLPVLEDGALVGIVTGIDLLDALLKLTGVTEPSGRLEVRLPDRVGELARLTGFLAGRGVNIHSLLSYPEDKEVVRAVVRVNTLETHLLAEGLRQEGFEVIWPPKKPW, from the coding sequence ATGCTGGTCAAGGATGTGATGCGCTTCCCCGTGATCACGGTGGAGCCCAGGGTGACCCTCGAGGAGGCCTACCGCCTTCTTTTGGAAAAGGGTATCCGCCACCTCCCGGTGGTGGAGGAAGGCCGGCTTGTGGGGATCATCACCGACCGGGACATCCGCCTGGCCACCAGCCACCTGAACCCCAGGGGGCCTTGCCCAGGGTGTACCCAGGTGGCGGAGGTGATGACCGCAAAAGTGGTCACCGCCCATCCCTTGGACCCCGTGGAGGAGGCGGCCCGGGTGATGCGGCAGAGGAAGATCGGCTCCCTGCCCGTCTTGGAGGATGGGGCTTTGGTGGGGATCGTCACGGGGATTGACCTTTTGGACGCTCTCCTTAAGCTCACCGGGGTTACGGAGCCCTCGGGCCGCCTCGAGGTCCGCCTCCCCGACCGGGTGGGGGAGCTGGCCCGGCTCACGGGGTTTCTGGCAGGGCGGGGGGTGAACATCCACTCCCTGCTTTCCTACCCCGAGGACAAGGAGGTGGTGCGGGCGGTGGTGCGGGTGAACACCCTGGAGACCCATCTCCTAGCGGAAGGCCTCCGCCAAGAGGGGTTTGAGGTGATCTGGCCTCCCAAGAAGCCATGGTGA